Proteins encoded within one genomic window of Dethiobacter alkaliphilus AHT 1:
- a CDS encoding Crp/Fnr family transcriptional regulator — protein METDKRFCLHDLPLFDNLERSAFSTVCRHAAIKRHIRRGETLFHQGDPSDTLYLIKEGSFKLVRITEEGREVILHLAGCGEVLAEAALFREGIHPVSAVALEDARVCALSRERMEEVIQNNPDLALQVIYSLGSRLYNSWEQAVEIRAGSTQEKVLNLFIRLANEHGENCSDGTRIPVSLTQQEIADFVGASRVMVARALKTLSERNYVLKKGRYYILKDRCF, from the coding sequence ATGGAAACAGACAAACGTTTCTGCCTGCACGACCTGCCGCTGTTTGATAACCTGGAGCGGTCGGCTTTTAGCACAGTGTGCCGCCATGCAGCCATTAAAAGACATATCCGGCGGGGCGAAACTTTATTTCATCAGGGCGACCCTTCCGACACCCTCTATCTAATTAAAGAAGGTAGTTTTAAGCTAGTCCGCATCACCGAGGAAGGGCGGGAAGTAATTTTACATCTGGCAGGCTGCGGTGAAGTGTTGGCTGAGGCAGCCTTGTTCAGAGAGGGCATCCACCCGGTCTCAGCAGTTGCCCTGGAAGATGCCAGGGTTTGCGCTTTAAGCCGGGAACGGATGGAAGAAGTGATTCAGAACAACCCGGACTTGGCGCTGCAGGTCATTTACAGCCTGGGCAGCCGGTTATATAACTCCTGGGAGCAGGCTGTGGAAATCAGGGCGGGATCCACACAGGAAAAAGTATTGAATCTGTTTATCCGACTGGCTAATGAGCATGGTGAAAACTGCTCCGACGGCACCCGTATCCCTGTATCTTTAACCCAGCAGGAAATAGCCGACTTTGTAGGTGCGTCCCGGGTCATGGTGGCCAGAGCCTTAAAAACTCTTTCTGAACGGAACTATGTATTAAAAAAAGGGCGCTACTACATTCTTAAAGACCGGTGTTTCTAA
- a CDS encoding flavodoxin family protein has protein sequence MKIVAISGSPVKGGNLDKTVQAVAEASGLDYEMLNLSKYRVNPCLGCLKCVETNHCIQKDDYSDILEAKIKNADAVIIAGYPTFASTDARTKTFCERTYSLRHRKVLLKGKPAIVVAGGYKANQAVEEWLKLFCKAQGMEVVGSMQTCGHPTCLACGYGEECEISNVKLLYGEGAKIEPHMFKNFDNDPELVAKSKQLGEALRDRLK, from the coding sequence ATGAAAATAGTTGCCATCAGTGGCAGTCCGGTTAAAGGCGGAAATCTGGATAAAACAGTCCAGGCGGTGGCGGAAGCCAGCGGCTTGGATTATGAAATGCTTAATCTGTCTAAGTACAGGGTAAACCCTTGCCTGGGGTGTCTGAAATGTGTGGAAACAAATCACTGTATCCAAAAAGATGATTACAGTGATATTTTAGAAGCGAAAATTAAAAACGCTGATGCAGTTATCATTGCCGGCTACCCTACGTTCGCATCCACCGATGCCCGGACCAAAACATTCTGTGAAAGAACATATTCACTGCGTCACAGAAAGGTACTTTTGAAAGGTAAACCGGCCATTGTGGTTGCCGGTGGCTATAAAGCTAACCAGGCAGTGGAAGAATGGCTAAAGCTGTTTTGCAAGGCCCAGGGCATGGAGGTGGTAGGCTCCATGCAAACATGCGGCCACCCCACCTGTCTTGCCTGTGGCTATGGTGAAGAGTGCGAGATCTCCAATGTAAAGCTGCTTTACGGAGAAGGAGCAAAGATTGAACCCCACATGTTTAAGAACTTTGATAATGATCCAGAGCTTGTGGCAAAGTCCAAGCAGCTGGGAGAGGCGCTACGGGACAGATTGAAATAA
- a CDS encoding C-GCAxxG-C-C family protein produces MSQKGTSVSRRKFLMGAGALATGVMAMGVVGCADTVTGNGNVASAQALPWTYKKLDVEKVRKRGYEGYFEGGCCYAAATALLETLREDNGSPWDTIPQDMFRYGAGGAYSWGTLCGALNGSLAVINLARENHPELGNELVGWYTEFPFPTDKHESYCNIPDQITTVAKSPLCHISVSTWANAAGATVNSDEKADRCAKLSGDTAAYAAQLLNDALENNFAPAFTVSDEYSHCMDCHTGKDSVFDNQQGKMSCTSCHDDHTKE; encoded by the coding sequence ATGAGTCAGAAAGGGACATCAGTTTCACGGAGGAAGTTTTTAATGGGGGCCGGTGCACTGGCCACAGGAGTAATGGCCATGGGAGTGGTTGGCTGTGCAGATACTGTGACAGGTAACGGAAATGTTGCTTCGGCACAGGCCCTGCCCTGGACTTACAAAAAACTTGATGTGGAGAAGGTTCGAAAAAGAGGTTATGAAGGATATTTTGAAGGTGGCTGCTGCTACGCCGCAGCCACTGCACTTCTGGAAACACTGCGGGAGGATAACGGCTCTCCCTGGGACACCATCCCCCAGGACATGTTCCGCTATGGTGCCGGGGGTGCATACAGCTGGGGGACACTGTGTGGAGCACTAAACGGCTCTTTGGCTGTTATTAATCTCGCCAGAGAAAACCATCCTGAACTGGGCAATGAATTAGTGGGCTGGTACACCGAATTTCCGTTTCCCACAGATAAGCATGAATCATACTGCAATATTCCGGATCAGATTACAACCGTTGCCAAATCCCCGCTGTGCCACATCTCTGTAAGCACCTGGGCTAATGCCGCCGGCGCCACCGTTAATTCTGATGAGAAAGCTGACCGCTGCGCAAAACTGTCTGGGGACACCGCCGCCTATGCCGCTCAGTTGTTAAATGATGCGCTGGAGAACAATTTTGCCCCCGCATTCACTGTATCCGATGAATACTCCCATTGCATGGATTGCCACACCGGCAAGGACAGCGTTTTCGATAATCAGCAGGGTAAAATGAGCTGCACATCCTGCCATGATGACCATACCAAGGAATAA
- the tatC gene encoding twin-arginine translocase subunit TatC, translating into MEELRRRLIICVMFISVAAVVSYLYIDFIRDLFSHPVDKLFYLTLTEAFLTNIRLALISAVFLSLPVIFYQVWCFVLPALYQNERRLTLLISALSLFFFMLGALFAFLVVMPFTIRFFLGFSSDQLEPMLSFSSYISYTLGLVIGFGLVFEMPVAVMILTRLGVISAGFLAANRMYAAAVIFVAAAIFTPPDVISQLMMAIPMLGLYEVSILFARVVSRNKKPLSVK; encoded by the coding sequence TTGGAAGAGCTTAGGAGGAGACTTATTATATGTGTAATGTTTATTTCCGTTGCTGCTGTGGTCTCCTATCTGTATATCGATTTTATCCGTGATTTGTTTTCCCATCCCGTAGATAAGCTATTTTATTTAACATTAACGGAAGCTTTTCTGACAAACATTCGGTTGGCCCTGATTTCTGCAGTTTTTCTCAGCCTTCCGGTAATTTTTTATCAGGTATGGTGTTTTGTTCTTCCTGCTCTGTATCAGAACGAACGACGCCTGACCTTGCTGATTTCTGCTTTGTCGCTGTTCTTCTTTATGTTGGGAGCGCTATTTGCCTTCCTGGTGGTAATGCCTTTTACCATTCGGTTTTTCCTGGGATTCTCTTCCGACCAACTGGAGCCCATGCTCTCTTTCAGCAGTTATATTTCCTACACTTTAGGGCTGGTAATCGGGTTTGGGTTGGTATTTGAGATGCCGGTGGCTGTTATGATACTGACCAGGCTGGGAGTAATTTCTGCAGGTTTTCTGGCAGCAAACCGCATGTATGCTGCGGCTGTTATTTTTGTTGCGGCGGCGATTTTTACGCCACCGGATGTTATTTCCCAACTTATGATGGCAATTCCCATGCTGGGCTTATATGAGGTTTCCATTCTTTTTGCCCGGGTTGTGTCCAGAAACAAAAAACCGCTTTCCGTTAAATAA
- the tatA gene encoding twin-arginine translocase TatA/TatE family subunit, translating to MLGKIGLSELLLAGGLILLIFGPKKLPEIGRSFGKGLREFKQATKELTDSVQLDEETNE from the coding sequence GTGTTAGGTAAAATCGGTTTATCAGAGCTTTTGCTGGCCGGTGGGTTGATATTATTGATTTTCGGCCCCAAAAAACTCCCGGAGATTGGCCGCTCCTTCGGTAAAGGGTTGCGGGAATTTAAGCAGGCAACCAAAGAATTAACGGATTCAGTCCAGCTTGATGAAGAGACAAATGAATAG
- the xth gene encoding exodeoxyribonuclease III: MKICTFNVNSVRAREELLLKWLEKRGTDIDVLCLQEIKVTDDKFPRQAFESLGYQCTVFGQQRYNGVAVCSKEGAQQVVTGFGDENWDQQKRIMHCRIGEVTVVNVYAPHGDLRGSEKYIYKQKWYRYFLEYLQRNFSPSDPLVVVGDLNVALEDLDVHDPKLLEDTVCTMPEERRWLQDVLDWGLVDSFRHLNPDAQSFTWWDYVGGAIWQDKGMRIDYILCSKPLAEKMAEVEVDLWPRRRRTPKPSDHAPVILSLNL; encoded by the coding sequence TTGAAGATATGCACTTTTAACGTTAATTCCGTAAGAGCCAGGGAAGAGTTGTTGCTGAAATGGCTGGAAAAACGGGGCACGGATATAGATGTTTTGTGCCTGCAGGAGATTAAGGTTACTGATGATAAGTTTCCACGGCAAGCTTTTGAGAGTCTGGGGTACCAGTGTACGGTTTTTGGCCAGCAGAGATATAACGGCGTAGCGGTATGCAGCAAAGAAGGTGCACAGCAAGTTGTGACCGGTTTTGGTGATGAAAACTGGGACCAACAAAAGAGGATTATGCATTGTCGGATCGGGGAGGTGACGGTGGTTAATGTTTATGCGCCCCACGGTGACCTGCGTGGCAGTGAAAAGTATATATATAAGCAGAAATGGTACCGGTATTTTTTAGAGTATCTGCAGAGGAACTTTTCGCCCTCTGATCCTCTGGTGGTGGTGGGTGATTTAAATGTGGCCCTGGAGGATTTGGATGTACATGACCCTAAATTGTTAGAGGATACGGTCTGTACCATGCCGGAGGAGCGCCGCTGGTTGCAGGACGTCTTGGACTGGGGCCTGGTTGATTCATTTCGGCACCTGAATCCCGATGCACAGTCCTTTACCTGGTGGGATTATGTAGGCGGCGCAATCTGGCAGGATAAGGGAATGAGGATTGATTATATCCTCTGCAGCAAACCTCTGGCAGAAAAAATGGCGGAAGTGGAGGTGGATTTGTGGCCCCGCCGGCGGCGAACGCCCAAACCCTCTGATCACGCCCCGGTTATTCTGTCGCTAAATCTTTAG
- the lpdA gene encoding dihydrolipoyl dehydrogenase, giving the protein MKKYDLIVLGGGTAGMTLARSAAAKGWQVAAAESRYLGGSCINIGCTPSKALIYSAKLMHLVRTAGEYGIRTPAPQAEWKKVVERKNNVVQEMRQGSYRSVEKNDNITLYEEPAKFSGPQTVAVGERELEADKILIATGAGPAIAPIPGLEEAGYLTSTTAMEMESLPGSLLILGGGMIAVEFAQMFARFGVQVTIVQRSKQVGKKLEDEIASALQTILKNEGVEILTGTDILGIRRQNGRIALSVEREGKKQTLTADDVLVATGRKPNTDHLELDKAGVETDKKGFIKIDSSFATNVPGIWAAGDVVGGAMFTHKAWHDGMLLAKSLLQGKSIDNTDRLIPYAVFTDPEIAGVGLGEKQAKDQGIDVKVQQYPFKHVGRARATGRLEGLVKLITDQNNGKIIGAHIIGPEAAEIIHELVMAMRFNATVTDLQEMIHIHPTLSEAINSAGLST; this is encoded by the coding sequence ATGAAAAAATACGACCTCATCGTTCTTGGCGGTGGAACCGCCGGCATGACTCTGGCTCGTTCAGCCGCAGCAAAGGGATGGCAGGTGGCGGCGGCAGAGTCCCGCTACCTGGGTGGCAGCTGCATTAACATCGGGTGCACCCCTTCCAAGGCCTTGATTTACTCCGCAAAGTTGATGCATCTGGTCCGCACGGCAGGAGAATACGGCATACGCACCCCCGCCCCCCAGGCTGAGTGGAAAAAAGTTGTAGAGCGCAAAAACAATGTGGTGCAGGAAATGCGACAAGGTAGCTACAGGTCCGTAGAAAAAAACGATAATATTACTCTCTATGAAGAGCCGGCTAAATTTAGCGGCCCTCAGACTGTTGCCGTGGGTGAAAGAGAACTGGAGGCAGACAAAATTCTCATCGCCACCGGAGCCGGTCCGGCCATTGCGCCTATCCCAGGGCTTGAGGAAGCGGGTTACCTTACTTCAACCACTGCCATGGAAATGGAAAGTTTGCCGGGGAGCCTGCTTATTCTTGGCGGAGGCATGATTGCGGTGGAGTTTGCCCAGATGTTTGCCCGCTTTGGCGTGCAGGTAACCATTGTGCAGCGCAGCAAACAGGTGGGTAAAAAACTGGAGGACGAAATTGCTTCAGCCCTGCAAACAATACTGAAGAATGAAGGTGTGGAAATTCTTACAGGCACCGATATTCTCGGCATCCGCCGTCAGAACGGGCGGATAGCCCTCTCGGTGGAGCGTGAAGGGAAAAAACAGACCCTTACAGCGGACGATGTTCTGGTGGCAACCGGCAGAAAACCCAATACAGACCACCTGGAGCTGGACAAAGCCGGCGTGGAAACGGATAAAAAAGGCTTCATTAAGATCGATAGTTCTTTTGCCACCAATGTGCCCGGCATCTGGGCCGCAGGCGATGTGGTGGGCGGCGCCATGTTTACCCATAAAGCATGGCATGACGGAATGCTTTTGGCAAAAAGCCTGCTTCAGGGAAAAAGTATTGACAACACGGACCGCCTGATTCCCTATGCCGTGTTTACCGACCCGGAAATAGCCGGTGTAGGCCTTGGGGAAAAGCAGGCCAAAGACCAAGGCATAGACGTTAAAGTTCAGCAGTATCCCTTTAAACATGTGGGCCGTGCCCGGGCCACCGGCCGCCTTGAAGGCCTGGTGAAGCTAATTACCGACCAAAACAACGGTAAGATTATCGGCGCCCATATCATAGGCCCGGAAGCCGCCGAAATAATCCATGAGCTGGTTATGGCCATGCGTTTCAACGCTACTGTGACAGACTTACAAGAGATGATACACATCCATCCCACCCTCTCCGAAGCGATTAACTCCGCAGGATTGTCCACTTAA
- a CDS encoding ABC transporter ATP-binding protein gives MLRLDSISKQYPNNVQAVDNVSLEVADGEIITLIGPSGCGKTTLLRLINRLTEKTSGQIFIEGKEINRWNPIELRRQIGYVIQQVGLFPHLTVEQNISYVLRIMGTGKKKQRERAAELISLVGMDPSYLRRYPAQLSGGQAQRVGFARALAGNPSIILMDEPFGALDQITRLQLQDELLSLQNELKKTVIFVTHDIQEAMKMGDKIVLMRHGQLIQAGKPADFFIRPKEPFVTQFIGGSDFFRLLTFITVDEIITREKRLSAKASLPSGTSLADALQLMFQKNIPEIDVLDGQGNTLGQVSQKMIRNIAATISTDQGDNPLKHTIGS, from the coding sequence ATGCTCCGCTTGGATAGCATCAGTAAACAATACCCCAATAATGTGCAGGCCGTTGATAACGTCTCACTGGAAGTGGCCGACGGGGAAATCATTACCCTGATTGGCCCTTCCGGCTGCGGCAAAACCACTCTGCTTCGCCTGATTAACCGTTTAACCGAAAAAACGTCCGGCCAAATCTTCATCGAGGGAAAAGAAATCAACCGTTGGAACCCCATTGAACTGCGGCGCCAAATCGGCTATGTTATCCAGCAGGTGGGGCTCTTCCCCCATCTGACTGTAGAACAAAACATTTCTTATGTTTTACGCATCATGGGAACCGGCAAAAAAAAGCAGCGGGAACGGGCCGCTGAGCTAATATCACTGGTGGGCATGGATCCTTCATACCTGCGCCGCTACCCTGCCCAATTGTCGGGAGGCCAGGCACAACGTGTGGGTTTTGCCCGTGCTCTGGCCGGAAATCCGTCCATTATCCTCATGGACGAGCCCTTTGGTGCCCTGGACCAGATAACCCGCCTGCAGCTGCAGGATGAGCTATTGAGTCTCCAAAATGAATTAAAAAAGACTGTGATTTTTGTTACCCACGATATCCAGGAAGCGATGAAAATGGGAGATAAAATTGTGCTGATGCGCCACGGCCAACTGATACAGGCCGGAAAGCCTGCTGATTTTTTTATTCGCCCCAAAGAACCCTTTGTTACCCAGTTCATCGGCGGCAGCGATTTTTTCAGGCTACTGACTTTTATTACGGTGGACGAAATTATAACCAGGGAAAAACGGCTAAGTGCCAAAGCTTCCCTGCCCTCAGGAACCTCGCTGGCAGATGCGCTACAGCTGATGTTTCAGAAAAACATACCGGAAATTGATGTTTTAGATGGGCAAGGTAACACCTTAGGCCAAGTCAGCCAGAAAATGATCAGGAATATTGCGGCTACCATAAGTACGGATCAAGGGGACAACCCCCTGAAACATACAATCGGGAGCTAA
- a CDS encoding glycine betaine ABC transporter substrate-binding protein, translated as MNHTKSKVICIVLLALLLTFSLTGCNNNGGNGNEEAAANEPVVIASKPHAEQYILGEMLAILLEENTDIPVTRNFGIAGGTSNLHPAMVSGEIDIYPEYTGTGWMFVLQRDLIGDSREMFEAVRDEYQDEFNITWLEPYGFNNTFTLAIPAELAEEYDLQTFSDLGKVAENLIFGAEFDFYERDDGFDALAETYNLNFKETREMDIGLKYQSIGAGEVDVINAFSTDGQISLFDLVVLEDDQGFFPTYYAATMVRTDTLEKYPEIADALGVLEGQISDGEMTEMNYQVDELNRDAADVAREFLESKGLL; from the coding sequence ATGAACCACACAAAGAGTAAGGTTATTTGTATTGTTTTACTGGCACTGCTGCTCACTTTTTCCCTGACAGGCTGCAATAATAACGGTGGTAACGGAAATGAAGAGGCGGCTGCCAATGAACCGGTGGTCATCGCCAGCAAGCCCCACGCAGAACAGTACATCCTCGGAGAAATGCTGGCCATTTTACTGGAAGAAAACACAGATATCCCGGTAACACGCAATTTCGGCATCGCCGGTGGCACATCCAACCTGCACCCGGCCATGGTCAGCGGAGAAATTGATATTTATCCCGAATATACCGGAACCGGCTGGATGTTTGTGCTGCAGCGTGACCTGATTGGAGATTCAAGGGAAATGTTTGAGGCAGTGCGTGATGAATATCAGGATGAATTTAATATCACCTGGCTTGAGCCCTACGGATTTAACAACACCTTCACCCTGGCCATACCCGCTGAATTGGCGGAGGAATACGACCTGCAAACATTTTCCGACCTGGGCAAAGTAGCGGAGAACTTAATTTTCGGCGCCGAGTTTGACTTCTATGAGCGTGATGACGGCTTCGACGCTCTGGCGGAAACATACAACCTGAATTTCAAAGAAACCAGAGAAATGGATATCGGCCTGAAATACCAGTCCATCGGTGCGGGAGAAGTGGATGTAATCAATGCCTTTTCCACCGACGGCCAGATTAGTCTTTTTGACCTGGTGGTTCTTGAAGACGACCAGGGCTTTTTCCCCACCTATTATGCCGCCACCATGGTACGTACTGATACTCTGGAGAAATACCCGGAAATAGCCGACGCGCTGGGAGTGCTGGAGGGGCAAATTTCCGACGGTGAGATGACGGAGATGAATTATCAGGTTGATGAACTTAACCGGGATGCCGCCGATGTGGCCCGCGAATTCCTGGAGAGCAAAGGACTGCTATAG
- a CDS encoding ABC transporter permease has product MTFWTNLFALTMSRQDLILGAMLQHLKLSATALGFILLLGIPLGIIITRVRKLAPVIIGITGFLYTIPVLAFFGFVIPVLGIGERPALVALVIYGLLPLVRNTFVGITEVDKSVIDAARGMGATNLQLLRDVEIPLALPTIVAGFRTVTVMTISIATIAAFIGAGGLGTIILRGITTYHPELILAGAIPVAFLAITADSLLGLLEKSLLKRESSGKQKRPADTKHETAPQRAEVYKKHIKEATK; this is encoded by the coding sequence ATGACTTTTTGGACTAATCTTTTTGCATTAACGATGTCCCGCCAGGATTTAATTTTAGGAGCAATGCTGCAGCACCTTAAGCTCTCTGCCACTGCTTTGGGATTTATATTGCTTCTGGGGATCCCCCTGGGAATAATCATTACTCGCGTGCGCAAGCTGGCTCCGGTGATTATAGGCATCACCGGTTTTTTGTACACCATTCCGGTCCTGGCCTTTTTCGGCTTTGTCATCCCTGTATTGGGTATCGGTGAACGGCCTGCACTGGTTGCGCTGGTAATTTACGGCCTGCTGCCGCTGGTGAGAAACACCTTTGTGGGCATCACCGAGGTGGACAAGTCGGTAATTGATGCGGCCCGCGGTATGGGCGCCACCAACCTGCAGCTCTTACGGGATGTAGAGATCCCCCTGGCGCTGCCCACCATTGTGGCCGGCTTTCGCACCGTAACAGTAATGACCATTTCCATTGCCACCATCGCCGCCTTTATCGGCGCCGGAGGGCTGGGTACCATTATTCTGCGCGGGATTACCACCTATCATCCGGAACTGATCCTGGCCGGAGCCATACCCGTGGCTTTTTTGGCAATTACAGCCGACAGCTTACTTGGCCTGCTGGAAAAGTCCCTGCTTAAGCGTGAAAGTTCCGGTAAACAAAAAAGGCCGGCGGATACAAAGCACGAAACTGCGCCCCAACGGGCAGAAGTTTATAAAAAGCACATTAAGGAGGCTACTAAATGA
- a CDS encoding DUF3810 domain-containing protein — protein sequence MRSRHLHRAVFVFLTLGIIFSLSAPRFSRLIESRYSSGIYYWTIRPYSLLTGIFPFSLAELIVVSLVLYFIYKAVRAVVALRTNPRDFATTVPGKGKRLVLTLAVVYLAFSFMWGFNYSRLTFAEISGLPVEPASVEELTELATHLVERANELRLQVAEDDRGVMTLNGDIREMFGRAHLGYEKAAEIYPQLGGRYGRPKGVMLSRYWSYTGIGGMYFPFTAEANVNINMPHFLIPFTTTHEMAHQRGFAREDEANYIAYLTSTLHPDVDFQYSGTLQALNYTMSALRRYDPEKWSEVRTTYGEGVWRDLEEWQRYRARYDGSVRQVSTRVNNTYLMANRQTDGVHSYGRMVDLMLAEYRTVKDSWLNEYE from the coding sequence ATGAGGTCCAGGCACTTACACAGAGCGGTTTTTGTATTTCTGACATTGGGAATAATTTTTTCTTTATCAGCACCGCGGTTTTCCCGTTTGATTGAGAGCCGGTATTCCTCAGGGATTTATTATTGGACCATCAGGCCATATAGCCTGCTAACGGGTATTTTTCCGTTTTCCTTAGCTGAGCTTATTGTGGTGTCGCTGGTACTCTATTTTATTTATAAAGCAGTCAGGGCAGTTGTCGCATTAAGGACAAATCCGCGAGACTTTGCCACTACAGTGCCCGGCAAAGGGAAACGGCTGGTTTTGACTTTGGCTGTGGTTTATCTGGCCTTTAGTTTTATGTGGGGCTTTAATTACAGTCGCCTGACTTTTGCCGAGATCTCCGGGCTGCCGGTGGAGCCCGCCTCTGTGGAGGAGTTGACGGAGTTGGCAACGCATCTGGTGGAGCGGGCCAATGAGCTGCGGCTGCAGGTAGCCGAGGATGACCGGGGCGTGATGACGCTAAACGGCGATATCCGGGAGATGTTTGGCCGGGCACACCTGGGTTATGAAAAGGCCGCTGAAATATATCCCCAGTTGGGCGGGCGCTACGGCAGGCCTAAAGGAGTAATGCTTTCACGGTACTGGTCCTATACCGGCATTGGCGGTATGTACTTTCCCTTTACCGCCGAGGCCAATGTAAACATCAACATGCCCCACTTTCTGATTCCCTTTACCACCACCCATGAGATGGCTCATCAACGGGGCTTTGCCCGGGAAGATGAGGCCAACTATATAGCCTACCTCACCAGCACGCTTCATCCCGATGTGGATTTTCAGTATTCCGGTACCCTGCAGGCTCTGAATTACACCATGAGCGCACTGCGCAGGTATGATCCGGAGAAATGGTCCGAAGTCCGAACGACCTACGGTGAAGGGGTTTGGCGTGATCTGGAGGAATGGCAGCGCTACAGGGCCCGCTATGACGGCTCAGTGCGTCAGGTATCCACCCGCGTCAACAACACGTATCTGATGGCCAACCGGCAAACAGACGGCGTGCATAGCTACGGCCGGATGGTGGATTTGATGCTGGCAGAATATCGGACCGTCAAGGATAGTTGGCTAAACGAATACGAGTAA